In a genomic window of Lacrimispora sp. BS-2:
- a CDS encoding YjjW family glycine radical enzyme activase has product MRAAINRMIPLSVVDGPGCRTAVFVQGCNIACAYCHNPETQRLCNGCGICVSQCPAGALSLSGSHVIWDEAVCTQCDNCIRVCPNHSSPKVKWMEALEVWEQISKNIPFIQGITVSGGECSLYPEFLTELFTLAGKAGLSCFLDSNGCVDFTKHPGLMAVTDQVMLDVKAWDSHVFHRLTGRDNCIVKKNLNYLAQAGKLYEVRLVCLDGESSSGLAEDKDVDMEEVIKGVAAEVTPYLENFRLKLITFRNYGVRGKMEKRKSPSPEQMEKLKELAVQCGFKEIQIV; this is encoded by the coding sequence GTGAGAGCCGCGATCAATAGAATGATTCCCTTAAGCGTAGTGGACGGGCCGGGATGCCGGACTGCAGTGTTTGTCCAGGGCTGCAATATCGCCTGCGCTTACTGCCATAACCCGGAGACACAGAGACTGTGCAATGGCTGCGGTATTTGTGTCAGCCAGTGTCCGGCTGGTGCATTGTCCCTTTCAGGCAGTCATGTGATATGGGATGAGGCGGTCTGTACCCAGTGTGATAATTGCATCCGGGTCTGTCCCAATCATTCATCTCCAAAGGTGAAGTGGATGGAGGCTTTGGAGGTCTGGGAGCAAATTTCAAAAAACATACCGTTTATCCAGGGGATCACCGTATCCGGCGGTGAATGCAGTCTTTATCCGGAATTTCTTACGGAGCTGTTTACGCTTGCAGGGAAAGCCGGGCTATCCTGTTTTCTGGACAGCAACGGCTGTGTGGATTTCACAAAGCATCCGGGACTCATGGCGGTGACGGATCAAGTCATGCTGGATGTAAAAGCCTGGGACTCCCATGTGTTTCACCGGCTGACAGGCAGAGATAATTGTATTGTTAAAAAAAATCTGAACTATCTGGCACAGGCAGGAAAATTATATGAGGTAAGACTTGTATGCCTGGATGGAGAATCTTCTTCCGGTCTGGCAGAAGATAAAGATGTGGATATGGAGGAGGTCATTAAGGGCGTGGCCGCCGAAGTGACCCCTTATCTGGAGAATTTCAGGTTAAAGCTCATTACATTCCGCAATTATGGAGTAAGAGGAAAAATGGAAAAGAGAAAAAGCCCTTCGCCGGAACAAATGGAGAAGTTAAAGGAACTGGCGGTTCAATGTGGGTTTAAAGAAATACAAATTGTATAG
- a CDS encoding YjjI family glycine radical enzyme, with protein MNKILDIVTSKNLTYEQKVVALAHAAENSLEVLSIPEQTRHYMDIGAICDLDEGHAPYRPRYVMPDYEKAIKNGCEFLQLDAPEDLDEVLQFLTILYRHVPSITSYPVYLGNIDKLIEPFLEGMTDEEAEKKLKLFLIYLDRTITDGFCHANLGPEETRAGRLILKLEKELQNAVPNLTLKYDRGITPDSYAELALYTSLYCANPAICNHKMHKDTYGDYGISSCYNILPIGGGSYTLARIVLPRLAAEAKNREEFLTERLPDCLSCMGDYMNERIRFLVEESNFFETSFLSREGFISRDKFLAMFGVVGLAECTNMLMEDPEKTYGHNEEADDLAEQIMQVIADYAGNTKALYSEVFDNHFALHAQVGIDSDHGITSGVRIPVGLEPELMYDHLRHSARFHKFFPTGCADIFSFDPTGRNNPAAMLDIVKGAFSLGDKYISFYASDSDLVRITGYLVKRSEMEKYYEGEAVLQNTVHLGGDNYRNAHLENRKVRGLQ; from the coding sequence ATGAATAAAATTTTAGACATTGTTACATCAAAGAACCTGACTTATGAGCAAAAGGTTGTGGCGCTGGCCCATGCGGCGGAAAATAGTCTGGAGGTGCTTTCCATACCGGAACAAACCCGCCATTACATGGACATCGGCGCGATTTGTGATCTGGATGAAGGACACGCCCCTTACCGTCCCAGATACGTGATGCCGGACTACGAAAAAGCAATAAAAAACGGCTGTGAATTTTTACAACTGGACGCACCTGAGGACCTGGACGAAGTATTGCAGTTTTTGACGATTCTGTACCGCCATGTCCCCTCTATCACCAGTTATCCCGTTTATCTGGGTAATATTGATAAACTGATTGAACCGTTTCTTGAAGGGATGACAGATGAAGAAGCGGAAAAAAAGCTGAAGCTGTTCCTCATTTATTTGGACCGGACCATAACCGATGGCTTTTGCCACGCCAATTTGGGACCGGAAGAGACGAGAGCGGGCCGCCTGATTTTAAAGCTTGAAAAGGAGCTTCAAAATGCAGTTCCTAATTTAACGCTGAAATATGACAGGGGCATTACGCCGGATTCTTATGCAGAGCTTGCTCTTTATACCTCCCTGTACTGTGCGAACCCGGCTATCTGCAATCACAAGATGCACAAAGACACCTACGGTGATTACGGAATATCAAGCTGCTATAATATCCTTCCAATTGGGGGAGGTTCCTACACATTGGCGAGAATCGTACTTCCCAGGCTGGCAGCGGAAGCAAAGAACAGGGAAGAGTTTCTGACAGAACGGTTGCCTGATTGTCTTTCCTGCATGGGTGACTACATGAATGAAAGAATCCGTTTCCTTGTAGAAGAATCCAATTTCTTTGAGACCTCTTTCCTTTCCCGGGAAGGCTTCATCTCCAGGGATAAGTTCCTTGCCATGTTCGGAGTCGTAGGGCTGGCGGAATGCACCAATATGCTGATGGAAGATCCGGAAAAAACATATGGCCACAATGAAGAAGCAGATGACCTGGCAGAACAGATCATGCAGGTGATTGCAGATTATGCAGGTAATACAAAAGCCTTATATTCAGAGGTCTTTGATAACCATTTTGCACTTCACGCCCAGGTCGGCATTGATTCGGACCATGGCATTACCTCAGGCGTACGGATCCCGGTAGGGCTGGAGCCGGAGCTAATGTATGACCACCTTCGTCACAGCGCCAGGTTCCACAAGTTTTTCCCAACTGGCTGTGCGGATATTTTCTCTTTTGATCCCACGGGAAGAAACAACCCGGCTGCCATGCTGGATATTGTAAAGGGAGCATTTTCTCTGGGAGACAAATATATAAGCTTTTATGCCTCAGACAGCGATCTGGTTCGGATAACGGGATATTTGGTCAAACGGAGCGAGATGGAAAAATATTATGAAGGTGAAGCCGTACTCCAGAATACGGTGCATTTAGGCGGTGACAATTACCGCAACGCCCATCTTGAGAACCGGAAGGTAAGGGGACTGCAGTGA
- the tuf gene encoding elongation factor Tu — protein MAKAKFERNKTHCNIGTIGHVDHGKTTLTAAITKTLHERLGTGQAVAFENIDKAPEERERGITISTSHVEYETEKRHYAHVDCPGHADYVKNMITGAAQMDGAILVVASTDGVMAQTREHILLSRQVGVPYIVVFMNKCDMVDDAELLELVDMEIRELLNEYEFPGDDTPIIQGSALKALEDPSSSWGDKILELMAAVDEWIPDPVRETDKPFLMPIEDVFSITGRGTVATGRVERGTLHVSDEVEIVGIHEETRKVVVTGIEMFRKLLDEAQAGDNIGALLRGVQRTEIERGQCLVKPGSVKCHKKFTAQVYVLTKDEGGRHTPFFNNYRPQFYFRTTDVTGVCDLPAGTEMCMPGDNVEMSVELIHPVAMEQGLRFAIREGGRTVGSGRVATIVE, from the coding sequence ATGGCTAAAGCTAAGTTTGAAAGAAACAAAACCCATTGTAACATCGGTACCATTGGTCACGTTGACCACGGTAAAACTACTTTAACAGCTGCTATCACAAAGACTCTTCATGAAAGATTAGGTACTGGACAGGCAGTAGCTTTCGAGAATATCGATAAGGCTCCGGAAGAGAGAGAGCGTGGTATCACAATTTCTACTTCTCACGTTGAGTATGAGACAGAGAAGAGACACTATGCACACGTTGACTGCCCAGGACATGCTGACTACGTTAAGAACATGATCACTGGTGCTGCTCAGATGGATGGCGCTATCTTAGTTGTAGCTTCTACCGATGGTGTTATGGCTCAGACAAGAGAGCACATCCTGCTTTCCCGTCAGGTAGGCGTTCCTTACATCGTTGTATTCATGAACAAGTGCGATATGGTTGACGATGCAGAATTACTTGAATTAGTAGACATGGAAATCCGTGAACTGTTAAACGAGTATGAATTCCCAGGCGATGATACACCAATCATCCAGGGTTCTGCTTTAAAGGCTCTTGAAGATCCTTCCAGCTCTTGGGGCGACAAGATTCTTGAATTAATGGCTGCAGTAGATGAGTGGATTCCAGATCCTGTACGTGAAACAGATAAGCCATTCTTAATGCCAATTGAGGATGTTTTCTCCATCACAGGCCGTGGTACCGTTGCTACTGGTAGAGTAGAGCGTGGTACATTACACGTATCTGATGAAGTTGAAATCGTTGGTATTCATGAAGAGACACGTAAGGTTGTTGTAACCGGTATCGAAATGTTCCGTAAGCTGCTTGACGAAGCTCAGGCTGGTGATAACATCGGTGCATTACTTCGTGGTGTTCAGAGAACTGAAATCGAAAGAGGACAGTGTCTGGTTAAACCAGGTTCCGTAAAGTGCCACAAGAAGTTTACCGCTCAGGTTTACGTTTTAACAAAAGATGAAGGTGGACGTCATACTCCTTTCTTCAACAACTACAGACCTCAGTTCTATTTCAGAACAACTGACGTTACTGGCGTTTGCGATTTACCAGCAGGCACAGAGATGTGTATGCCTGGCGATAACGTAGAAATGTCTGTAGAGCTGATTCATCCGGTAGCTATGGAGCAGGGTCTTCGTTTCGCTATCCGTGAAGGCGGCCGTACAGTAGGCTCAGGTAGAGTTGCTACTATCGTTGAATAA
- the fusA gene encoding elongation factor G, translating into MAGRQYPLERTRNIGIMAHIDAGKTTLTERILYYTGVNYKIGDTHEGTATMDWMEQEQERGITITSAATTCHWTMHENCQVKPGAPEYRINIIDTPGHVDFTVEVERSLRVLDGAVGVFCAKGGVEPQSENVWRQADTYNVPRMAFINKMDIMGANFYGAVEQIKTRLGKNAICIQLPIGAEDEFKGIVDLFEMKAYIFNGDKGDDVSIIDIPEDMQDDSELYRGELIEKICELDDDLMMMYLEGEEPSVEELKKALRAATCNCTAIPVCCGSAYRNKGVQKLLDAVLEYMPAPTDIPSIKGVDMDGNEIERHSSDEEPFSALAFKIMTDPFVGKLAFFRVYSGIMNSGSYVLNATKGKKERVGRILQMHANKRSELDKVYSGDIAAAVGFKVTTTGDTICDDQHPVILESMEFPEPVIDIAIEPKTKAGQGKMGEALAKLAEEDPTFRAKTNQETGQVIISGMGELHLEIIVDRLLREFNVEANVGAPQVAYKETFTKSVEVDSKYAKQSGGRGQYGHCKVRFEPMDPNGEETFKFESSVVGGAIPKEYIPAVGQGIEEATKSGILGGFPVLGVKANVYDGSYHEVDSSEMAFHIAGSMAFKDAMNKGGAILLEPIMKVEVTMPEDYMGDVIGDINSRRGRIEGMEDIGGGKMVKAYVPLAEMFGYSTDLRSRTQGRGNYSMFFEKYEQVPKSVQEKVLAEKKGK; encoded by the coding sequence TTGGCTGGAAGACAATATCCATTGGAAAGAACCAGAAATATTGGTATCATGGCCCACATCGATGCAGGTAAAACCACATTGACTGAGCGTATCCTCTATTATACTGGTGTAAACTACAAAATTGGTGATACTCATGAAGGTACTGCCACCATGGACTGGATGGAGCAGGAGCAGGAAAGAGGTATTACAATTACTTCAGCTGCTACAACCTGCCACTGGACCATGCATGAAAACTGCCAGGTGAAGCCGGGTGCTCCTGAGTATCGTATCAACATCATTGATACTCCAGGACACGTTGACTTTACTGTAGAGGTTGAGCGTTCCTTACGTGTACTGGATGGCGCTGTAGGCGTATTCTGTGCAAAGGGCGGTGTTGAACCACAGTCCGAGAACGTATGGCGTCAGGCTGATACCTATAACGTACCCCGTATGGCATTCATCAACAAGATGGATATCATGGGTGCAAATTTCTACGGCGCTGTTGAACAGATCAAAACCCGTTTGGGCAAGAATGCAATCTGCATTCAGCTGCCTATCGGTGCAGAAGATGAATTCAAAGGAATCGTCGATCTGTTTGAAATGAAGGCTTATATCTTCAACGGCGATAAGGGCGATGACGTTTCCATCATTGATATCCCTGAGGATATGCAGGATGACTCAGAGCTTTACCGTGGTGAATTAATTGAGAAAATCTGCGAGTTAGATGATGACTTAATGATGATGTACCTGGAAGGGGAAGAGCCTTCCGTAGAAGAATTAAAGAAAGCATTAAGAGCTGCAACCTGTAATTGCACAGCTATTCCTGTATGCTGCGGAAGCGCATACAGAAACAAGGGCGTTCAGAAGCTCCTTGATGCAGTTCTTGAATATATGCCTGCTCCTACTGACATTCCTTCTATTAAGGGTGTTGACATGGACGGCAATGAAATTGAGCGTCATTCTTCTGATGAAGAGCCATTTTCAGCTCTGGCGTTTAAGATCATGACAGACCCGTTCGTTGGAAAGCTGGCATTCTTCCGCGTATACTCCGGTATTATGAATTCCGGTTCCTATGTGCTGAATGCAACCAAGGGCAAGAAAGAGCGTGTTGGACGTATCCTTCAGATGCATGCCAACAAGAGATCCGAGCTGGACAAGGTTTATTCCGGTGATATTGCTGCTGCCGTTGGTTTTAAGGTAACAACAACAGGTGATACGATCTGTGACGATCAGCATCCGGTTATCCTGGAATCCATGGAGTTCCCAGAGCCGGTTATCGATATTGCTATCGAGCCAAAGACCAAAGCTGGTCAGGGCAAGATGGGCGAAGCTTTAGCTAAGCTTGCAGAAGAAGATCCTACCTTCCGTGCAAAGACCAACCAGGAAACTGGCCAGGTTATCATTTCCGGTATGGGAGAGCTTCATCTGGAGATCATCGTAGACCGTCTGCTTCGTGAGTTCAACGTAGAAGCCAATGTAGGTGCTCCTCAGGTTGCTTATAAGGAGACATTTACAAAATCTGTTGAAGTTGACAGCAAGTATGCGAAACAGTCTGGTGGACGTGGTCAGTACGGACACTGTAAGGTTCGCTTTGAGCCGATGGATCCTAACGGCGAAGAGACCTTTAAGTTCGAGTCTTCCGTTGTCGGTGGTGCGATTCCGAAGGAATACATTCCGGCAGTCGGCCAAGGTATTGAGGAAGCTACTAAGTCCGGTATTCTGGGCGGATTCCCGGTACTGGGTGTTAAGGCAAACGTATACGACGGTTCCTACCATGAGGTAGACTCCAGTGAAATGGCATTCCACATCGCCGGTTCCATGGCGTTTAAGGATGCGATGAACAAGGGCGGCGCCATTCTTCTTGAGCCGATCATGAAGGTGGAAGTAACCATGCCTGAGGACTATATGGGTGATGTTATCGGTGATATCAACTCCCGTCGTGGCCGTATCGAAGGTATGGAAGACATCGGCGGCGGAAAGATGGTTAAAGCATATGTTCCGTTAGCAGAGATGTTCGGTTATTCCACAGATTTACGTTCCAGAACACAGGGACGCGGTAACTACTCCATGTTCTTTGAGAAATATGAGCAGGTACCGAAGAGCGTACAGGAAAAAGTTCTTGCAGAGAAAAAGGGCAAATAA
- the rpsG gene encoding 30S ribosomal protein S7: MPRKGHTQKRDVLVDPLYNNKIVTKLINNIMYDGKKGVAQKIVYGAFARVEEKTGKPAVEVFEEAMNNIMPVLEVKAKRIGGATYQVPIEVRPERRQTLALRWITLYSRKRGEKTQEERLANELMDAANNTGAAVKKKEDMHKMAEANKAFSHYRF; this comes from the coding sequence GTGCCACGTAAAGGACATACTCAAAAAAGAGACGTATTAGTAGATCCGCTTTACAATAATAAGATTGTTACAAAGCTGATCAACAACATCATGTATGATGGTAAAAAAGGTGTTGCTCAGAAGATCGTATACGGTGCATTTGCCCGTGTGGAAGAAAAGACCGGCAAACCAGCCGTTGAAGTATTCGAAGAAGCGATGAACAACATTATGCCTGTACTTGAAGTAAAGGCAAAACGTATCGGCGGAGCTACCTATCAGGTGCCGATTGAAGTAAGACCGGAGAGAAGACAAACATTAGCCTTAAGATGGATTACTCTGTACTCTCGTAAGAGAGGCGAAAAGACTCAGGAAGAAAGACTTGCTAATGAGCTGATGGATGCTGCCAACAACACAGGTGCTGCTGTAAAGAAGAAAGAAGATATGCACAAGATGGCTGAGGCAAACAAGGCATTCTCTCATTATAGATTCTAA
- the rpsL gene encoding 30S ribosomal protein S12 has product MPTFNQLVRKGRQTSARKSQAPALQKGYNSLQKKATDISAPQKRGVCTAVKTATPKKPNSALRKIARVRLSNGIEVTSYIPGEGHNLQEHSVVLIRGGRVKDLPGTRYHIVRGTLDTAGVANRRQARSKYGAKRPKEKK; this is encoded by the coding sequence ATGCCAACATTTAACCAGTTAGTAAGAAAGGGTAGACAGACAAGCGCAAGGAAATCTCAGGCACCAGCTCTGCAGAAGGGTTACAACTCTTTACAGAAGAAAGCAACTGATATTTCTGCTCCACAGAAGAGGGGCGTCTGCACGGCAGTTAAGACTGCTACACCTAAAAAACCTAACTCAGCTCTTAGAAAGATCGCCAGAGTACGTCTTTCTAACGGTATCGAAGTAACAAGTTACATCCCAGGTGAGGGTCATAACCTTCAGGAGCATAGCGTTGTTTTAATCCGTGGCGGTAGAGTAAAAGACTTACCAGGTACCAGATACCATATCGTCAGAGGTACACTGGATACCGCAGGAGTAGCTAACAGAAGACAGGCTCGTTCCAAGTATGGTGCAAAGAGACCTAAAGAGAAAAAATAA
- the rpoC gene encoding DNA-directed RNA polymerase subunit beta', whose amino-acid sequence MPENNETYHPMTFDAIKIGLASPEKILEWSHGEVKKPETINYRTLKPEKDGLFCERIFGPSKDWECHCGKYKKIRYKGVICDRCGVEVTKASVRRERMGHIQLAAPVSHIWYFKGIPSRMGLILDISPRTLEKVLYFASYVVLDAGNTGLQYKQVLSEKEYREEIEKYGYGAFRVGMGAEAILELLHSIDLEKDSEELKKGLKEATGQKRARIIKRLEVVEAFRNSGNLPEWMIMTVVPVIPPDIRPMVQLDGGRFATSDLNDLYRRIINRNNRLARLLELGAPDIIVRNEKRMLQEAVDALIDNGRRGRPVTGPGNRALKSLSDMLKGKQGRFRQNLLGKRVDYSGRSVIVVGPELKIYQCGLPKEMAIELFKPFVMKELVSNGTAHNIKNAKKMVERLQTEVWDVLEDVIKEHPVMLNRAPTLHRLGIQAFEPILVEGKAIKLHPLVCTAFNADFDGDQMAVHLPLSVEAQAECRFLLLSPNNLLKPSDGGPVAVPSQDMVLGIYYLTQERPGAKGEGMVFKSVNEAILAYENQAVTLHSRIKARVSKKMADGTVKTGAVESTVGRFIFNEIVPQDLGFVDRSVPGNELLMEVDFHVGKKQLKQILEKVINVHGAVQTAETLDDIKAIGYKYSTRAAMTVSISDMTVPESKPKLIADAQATVDQIAKNFRRGLITEEERYKEVIDTWKVTDDQLTHDLLTGLDKYNNIYMMADSGARGSDKQIKQLAGMRGLMADTTGHTIELPIKSNFREGLDVLEYFISAHGARKGLSDTALRTADSGYLTRRLVDVSQDMIIREIDCCEGKDTPFMEIKAFTDGQETIEGLQERLTGRFIAETIVDPDTGEVIVKANHMCTPKRAAAVMNVLGKLGRDSVKIRTVLTCKSHLGVCAKCYGANMATGQPVQVGEAVGIIAAQSIGEPGTQLTMRTFHTGGVAGGDITQGLPRVEELFEARKPKGLAIIAEFGGVVAIKDTKKKREIIVTENETGNSKTYLIPYGSRIKVQDGQVLEAGDELTEGSVNPHDILKIKGVRAVQDYMIQEVQRVYRLQGVEINDKHVEMIVRQMLKKIKIEESGDSDVLPGTSMDVLDYNDLNESLLAEGKNPAEGKQVMLGITKASLATDSFLSAASFQETTKVLTEAAINGKVDHLIGLKENVIIGKPIPAGTGMKRYRTIGLNTDSAFEEKDEINLSEDEDEIRLTEDEFNEAEEVLDIDENEMV is encoded by the coding sequence ATGCCTGAAAATAATGAAACTTACCACCCAATGACATTTGATGCCATAAAGATCGGTTTGGCATCTCCGGAGAAGATTCTGGAATGGTCCCATGGTGAGGTAAAAAAGCCTGAGACAATCAACTACAGGACCTTAAAGCCGGAAAAAGACGGTTTGTTCTGTGAACGGATCTTCGGACCCAGCAAGGACTGGGAATGCCATTGTGGTAAATATAAGAAAATCCGGTACAAAGGCGTTATCTGTGACCGATGCGGCGTTGAAGTAACCAAGGCCAGTGTCCGCAGAGAGCGCATGGGCCATATCCAGCTTGCAGCTCCTGTTTCTCATATCTGGTATTTTAAAGGGATCCCCAGCCGAATGGGCCTGATCCTGGACATTTCTCCAAGAACCCTGGAAAAGGTGCTTTATTTCGCATCTTATGTGGTGCTTGATGCCGGGAATACAGGACTGCAGTATAAGCAGGTCTTATCGGAAAAAGAATACCGGGAAGAAATAGAAAAATATGGCTACGGCGCTTTCCGTGTAGGTATGGGAGCAGAAGCTATTCTGGAGCTTTTACATTCCATTGACCTTGAAAAGGACTCTGAGGAGTTAAAGAAAGGGTTAAAGGAAGCTACCGGGCAGAAACGTGCGAGAATTATCAAGAGGCTGGAGGTTGTGGAGGCATTCCGCAATTCCGGCAACTTGCCTGAGTGGATGATCATGACTGTTGTTCCGGTAATTCCGCCGGATATCCGTCCTATGGTACAGCTTGACGGCGGCCGTTTTGCAACTTCTGACTTAAATGATTTATACAGAAGGATCATAAACCGTAACAACCGTCTTGCGCGTCTTTTGGAGTTAGGCGCTCCGGATATCATTGTCCGCAACGAAAAGCGTATGCTTCAGGAAGCGGTAGATGCCCTCATTGACAACGGCAGAAGAGGAAGACCGGTAACAGGACCAGGAAACCGTGCCTTAAAGTCCCTTTCCGATATGTTAAAGGGTAAACAGGGCCGTTTCCGTCAGAACCTTTTAGGAAAGCGTGTGGACTATTCCGGCCGTTCCGTTATCGTAGTAGGACCGGAACTTAAGATTTACCAGTGCGGTCTGCCAAAAGAAATGGCAATCGAGCTGTTCAAGCCTTTTGTTATGAAAGAGCTGGTTTCCAACGGAACCGCTCACAATATAAAGAATGCAAAAAAGATGGTGGAACGTCTTCAGACAGAGGTCTGGGATGTGCTGGAAGATGTAATCAAGGAACATCCGGTTATGTTAAACCGTGCGCCTACCCTTCACAGACTTGGTATCCAGGCATTTGAGCCGATTCTGGTAGAAGGTAAAGCCATTAAGCTTCACCCTCTGGTTTGTACCGCGTTCAACGCTGACTTTGACGGTGACCAGATGGCGGTCCATCTGCCTCTTTCCGTGGAAGCCCAGGCAGAATGCCGTTTCCTTCTGTTATCACCTAACAACTTATTAAAGCCCTCAGACGGCGGCCCTGTGGCAGTTCCTTCTCAGGATATGGTTCTGGGAATTTACTACCTGACCCAGGAAAGACCGGGAGCCAAGGGCGAGGGAATGGTATTTAAGAGCGTGAATGAAGCGATTCTTGCCTATGAAAATCAGGCAGTTACCCTTCATTCCAGAATTAAGGCCAGAGTGAGCAAAAAAATGGCTGATGGAACCGTAAAAACCGGAGCAGTAGAATCAACTGTAGGCCGTTTCATTTTCAATGAGATCGTTCCTCAGGATCTTGGCTTTGTTGACCGGTCTGTTCCAGGCAACGAGCTTTTGATGGAAGTTGATTTCCATGTAGGAAAGAAGCAGTTAAAGCAGATCCTTGAAAAGGTCATTAACGTTCATGGTGCAGTTCAGACTGCGGAAACCCTGGATGACATTAAGGCTATCGGTTATAAGTACTCTACCAGAGCTGCTATGACTGTTTCCATTTCCGACATGACAGTGCCGGAGAGCAAACCGAAGCTGATTGCTGACGCGCAGGCAACGGTTGACCAGATTGCAAAGAACTTCCGCCGCGGACTTATTACGGAGGAAGAGCGTTATAAAGAAGTTATTGACACATGGAAAGTTACTGATGACCAGTTGACCCATGACCTGCTGACCGGGCTTGATAAGTACAACAACATCTACATGATGGCCGATTCCGGAGCCCGTGGTTCCGATAAGCAGATCAAACAGCTGGCAGGTATGCGTGGACTTATGGCCGATACAACTGGCCACACCATTGAACTTCCTATCAAGTCCAACTTCCGTGAAGGTCTTGACGTATTGGAGTACTTTATCTCCGCTCACGGTGCACGTAAAGGACTTTCCGATACGGCTCTGCGTACCGCTGACTCCGGTTATTTGACCAGACGTCTGGTAGACGTTTCCCAGGATATGATTATCCGTGAGATCGACTGCTGCGAAGGCAAGGATACACCGTTTATGGAAATTAAGGCATTTACAGATGGCCAGGAAACCATTGAGGGCCTGCAGGAGCGTCTCACAGGACGGTTCATTGCGGAAACCATTGTTGATCCGGATACCGGAGAAGTTATCGTAAAGGCGAACCACATGTGTACACCGAAGCGTGCGGCTGCGGTCATGAACGTGTTAGGGAAGCTTGGCCGTGATTCCGTAAAGATCCGTACCGTATTGACCTGTAAATCCCATCTGGGTGTTTGTGCAAAATGTTACGGTGCCAACATGGCCACCGGACAGCCGGTTCAGGTAGGCGAAGCAGTCGGCATCATCGCTGCCCAGTCCATCGGTGAGCCCGGTACCCAGCTGACCATGCGTACCTTCCATACCGGCGGTGTTGCCGGCGGCGATATCACACAGGGTCTTCCCCGTGTTGAGGAGCTTTTTGAGGCACGTAAGCCAAAGGGTCTTGCAATCATTGCAGAGTTCGGCGGCGTAGTGGCCATTAAGGATACTAAGAAAAAGCGTGAGATCATTGTGACGGAGAACGAAACAGGCAACTCCAAGACCTATCTGATCCCTTACGGATCCAGAATCAAGGTTCAGGATGGCCAGGTGCTGGAGGCCGGTGATGAGCTGACAGAAGGTAGTGTGAACCCACACGATATCTTAAAGATCAAGGGCGTTCGTGCTGTCCAGGATTACATGATCCAGGAAGTACAGCGTGTATACCGCCTGCAGGGTGTTGAAATCAATGACAAGCACGTTGAGATGATCGTAAGACAGATGCTTAAAAAGATCAAAATCGAGGAAAGCGGAGACAGTGATGTGCTTCCGGGAACCTCTATGGATGTTCTGGATTACAATGATTTAAATGAATCACTTCTTGCTGAAGGAAAGAACCCGGCAGAAGGAAAGCAGGTTATGCTTGGTATTACAAAAGCATCTCTGGCTACAGATTCCTTCTTATCTGCCGCTTCCTTCCAGGAGACCACTAAGGTTCTGACCGAAGCTGCCATTAACGGCAAGGTCGACCACTTAATTGGTCTGAAGGAGAACGTAATCATCGGTAAGCCGATTCCGGCAGGTACCGGTATGAAACGTTACCGCACCATTGGACTTAATACAGATTCTGCTTTCGAGGAAAAGGATGAGATCAATCTGTCAGAGGATGAGGATGAGATCAGGCTGACAGAAGATGAATTTAATGAGGCGGAAGAGGTTCTGGATATTGACGAGAATGAGATGGTATAA